The Bernardetia litoralis DSM 6794 genome includes a window with the following:
- a CDS encoding RloB family protein, translated as MGTNRTSKEEKEKKAAEKRAKKKARRMSKRLTVELERNDEPSLEKLPEKVLIVCEGENTEPSYFKELVRFYKLTFIDKKNIIGTGYTQKRIVEEAEKLSIEDDYDEIWCVFDHDPKPDNLVQSQNFNAAIAMAEARGFKVAYSNEAFEFWIILHFENHQGAAMNRSLYYDKINNYLREHNLEYNKDSKIITTEIFEVLQSIIDVKTGKTRQDLAVERAKKIYEEFGKIDSNHSSPADEQSSTTVFKMIERFILKPK; from the coding sequence ATGGGAACTAATCGAACAAGTAAGGAAGAAAAAGAAAAAAAAGCAGCCGAAAAACGAGCTAAAAAGAAGGCTAGACGAATGAGTAAGCGCCTTACCGTTGAACTAGAAAGAAACGACGAACCAAGTTTAGAAAAACTACCTGAAAAGGTTTTGATTGTTTGTGAAGGAGAAAATACTGAACCTAGCTATTTTAAAGAATTAGTTCGTTTTTATAAGCTCACTTTCATAGATAAGAAAAATATTATAGGAACAGGTTATACTCAAAAAAGAATAGTTGAAGAAGCTGAAAAATTGAGTATAGAAGATGATTATGATGAAATTTGGTGTGTTTTTGACCACGACCCAAAACCCGATAATCTAGTTCAATCTCAAAATTTTAATGCTGCAATAGCAATGGCAGAAGCTAGAGGGTTTAAAGTTGCTTATTCAAATGAAGCCTTTGAGTTTTGGATAATTTTGCATTTTGAAAACCACCAAGGAGCTGCGATGAATAGAAGTTTATATTATGATAAAATTAATAATTACTTGAGAGAACATAATTTAGAGTACAATAAAGATTCAAAAATTATCACAACAGAAATTTTTGAAGTACTGCAATCTATCATTGACGTAAAAACAGGAAAAACAAGACAAGATTTAGCTGTTGAGAGAGCAAAGAAAATATATGAAGAGTTTGGAAAAATTGACTCAAATCATTCTAGTCCTGCTGATGAACAATCTTCAACAACAGTTTTTAAGATGATAGAACGATTTATTTTGAAACCTAAATAA
- a CDS encoding diacylglycerol/lipid kinase family protein gives MTNQSILLIINPLAGGTEKDTELQIIKNYVENQNYKFISYKGTGNQQHDKKQIIEHYQKYNPQKILIAGGDGTVKFVIETLFDKNVVFGILPMGSANGLAKDLDLPSDIIECLKIALKNNFKTIDNILINGMKSFHLSDLGLNAELIKNYHKSKIHGKLGYFLQMFPTILESQDPFNARITTPDTQIVTQARVILIANSSKYGTGVIVNPTGKIDDDIFEIVIFRNLDLLLILKILFGYLPLEDEAIEIIKTKKATIQTDIPISFQIDGEFCGEVRKLDIEMDTQKVKIATP, from the coding sequence ATGACAAATCAAAGTATTCTATTAATAATAAATCCTCTTGCAGGAGGAACAGAAAAAGATACAGAACTACAAATCATCAAAAATTATGTAGAAAATCAAAATTATAAATTTATTTCTTATAAAGGTACTGGAAATCAACAGCACGATAAAAAACAAATTATAGAACACTATCAAAAATATAATCCTCAAAAAATTTTGATTGCAGGAGGAGATGGCACAGTTAAGTTTGTTATTGAAACTCTTTTTGATAAAAATGTTGTTTTTGGAATCTTGCCAATGGGTTCTGCTAATGGATTAGCCAAAGATTTAGATTTACCAAGTGATATAATAGAATGTTTGAAAATTGCTTTGAAAAATAATTTTAAAACAATAGATAATATTCTTATTAATGGAATGAAAAGTTTTCATTTGAGTGATTTAGGACTTAATGCAGAGCTTATTAAAAACTACCATAAAAGCAAGATACACGGAAAATTAGGCTATTTTTTACAAATGTTTCCTACAATTTTAGAAAGCCAAGACCCTTTTAATGCACGAATTACGACACCAGATACACAAATTGTAACTCAAGCAAGAGTAATTTTGATAGCCAATTCTAGCAAATATGGAACAGGCGTAATCGTCAATCCAACAGGAAAAATAGATGATGATATTTTCGAAATTGTCATTTTCCGAAACTTAGATTTATTGCTTATCCTAAAAATACTTTTTGGATATTTGCCTTTAGAAGATGAAGCCATCGAAATTATCAAAACAAAAAAAGCAACTATCCAAACAGATATACCTATTAGTTTTCAAATAGATGGGGAGTTTTGTGGAGAAGTTCGAAAATTAGATATAGAAATGGACACTCAAAAAGTGAAAATTGCTACGCCTTAA
- a CDS encoding UbiA family prenyltransferase — protein sequence MITRSTLLHLRIPFSIFLMPVFCFAASQAVHLTWQMYFIVFVILHIFVYPASNGFNSFYDKDEGSIGGLKNPPKVNQDLLTTSLIFDIIGLFFSFAFVNWQFTLLVFIYGLMSKAYSHPSIRLKKYAIGGWLTVGLFQGACTYLMCVLAFEKDFLTAQNGFEVFFQQRHLFAAGLISILLLGSYPMTQIYQHEEDSKRGDKTISLLLGIRGTFIFTILFFGMAAAGFYFYFSTYQDEFYFWLFQAFLAPVLLYFVYWTFLSWKDAKQANFLRTMLLNVLSSLSMIAYFTVITLIKFL from the coding sequence ATGATTACTCGCTCTACCCTTCTGCATCTTCGCATTCCATTTTCAATTTTTTTGATGCCTGTTTTTTGTTTTGCAGCTAGTCAGGCTGTTCATCTGACGTGGCAAATGTATTTTATTGTATTTGTAATTTTGCATATTTTCGTTTATCCTGCCAGCAATGGATTCAATAGTTTTTATGATAAAGATGAGGGAAGTATCGGAGGGCTGAAAAATCCACCAAAAGTAAATCAAGACTTGCTCACAACCTCACTTATTTTTGATATAATTGGTCTTTTTTTCAGTTTTGCTTTTGTCAATTGGCAATTTACTTTGTTAGTTTTTATTTATGGATTGATGTCAAAAGCATATAGCCACCCAAGTATTAGATTGAAAAAATATGCAATCGGTGGCTGGCTAACTGTCGGACTTTTTCAAGGTGCTTGTACGTATTTGATGTGTGTGCTTGCCTTTGAGAAAGATTTTTTGACTGCTCAAAATGGATTTGAAGTATTCTTTCAACAAAGGCATCTTTTTGCTGCTGGCTTGATTTCAATTTTACTTTTGGGTTCGTATCCAATGACACAAATTTATCAGCACGAAGAAGACTCAAAACGAGGCGACAAGACAATCAGTTTGCTTTTAGGAATCCGTGGAACATTTATTTTTACTATTTTATTCTTTGGAATGGCAGCAGCAGGATTTTATTTTTATTTTTCCACTTATCAAGATGAATTTTATTTTTGGCTTTTTCAGGCTTTTTTAGCTCCTGTTTTGCTTTATTTTGTCTATTGGACATTTCTTTCTTGGAAAGATGCTAAACAAGCCAATTTTCTAAGAACAATGCTTTTGAATGTTTTGTCTTCTTTGAGTATGATTGCTTATTTTACTGTGATTACTTTGATAAAGTTTCTCTGA
- a CDS encoding AAA family ATPase yields the protein MLIQFTVSNYKTFAEETKISLVASKDSKYRDTNVFDSNFKYDLLKTTVIYGANASGKTKFFEALDFMKKNIFNSANYQSTKKINATPFRLNTQKINEPSLFELIFIENNIMYRYGFEITTEKVVSEWLFMRQNNSRPKEIELFYREGQEFEFHSTKFKIKDLIENNRIKTNSLLLSIADANNVEYATKVFNWVARKLKIISGLKMDNYLAYTVRELENDIKKRNILNFLKEADLDIIDLLPKTSNISDLPKQLQEIIANNKGSEEYEVFSDVITSKKQYNENNSFVGLEEFSMDNDESSGTRKYFALATPILDVLQKGLVLFVDELDASLHPNLTKKIIELFHSKETNPKNAQLIFNTHNTNLLNPNSKLFRRDQIWFVKKDHYGAASLYSLADFKTDEVRKEDNYEKDYIAGQYGAIPYLGDFETLKNRENGN from the coding sequence ATGCTTATTCAATTCACAGTCAGTAATTATAAAACTTTTGCAGAAGAAACTAAAATTTCCCTAGTTGCTTCTAAAGATTCTAAATACAGAGATACAAATGTATTTGATTCTAATTTCAAATATGATTTGCTCAAAACGACTGTTATTTATGGTGCTAATGCGAGTGGAAAAACGAAATTTTTTGAAGCATTAGATTTTATGAAAAAAAATATTTTTAATTCTGCAAATTATCAGAGTACAAAAAAAATAAATGCTACACCATTTCGTCTAAACACTCAAAAAATAAATGAACCTTCTTTATTTGAGCTAATTTTTATTGAAAATAATATAATGTATAGATATGGTTTTGAAATTACAACTGAAAAAGTAGTTTCAGAATGGTTGTTTATGAGACAGAATAATTCCAGACCTAAAGAAATTGAGCTTTTTTATAGAGAAGGACAAGAATTTGAATTTCATTCTACTAAATTTAAAATTAAAGATTTGATTGAAAATAATAGAATCAAGACAAATTCTTTATTACTTTCTATTGCTGATGCTAATAATGTAGAATACGCAACAAAGGTTTTTAACTGGGTAGCTAGAAAATTAAAAATTATTTCAGGCTTGAAAATGGATAATTATTTAGCATATACAGTTAGAGAACTAGAAAATGATATAAAAAAGAGAAATATTCTCAATTTTTTAAAAGAAGCTGATTTAGATATTATTGATTTATTACCTAAGACAAGTAATATAAGTGATTTACCTAAGCAATTACAGGAAATTATAGCTAACAATAAGGGGAGTGAAGAATATGAAGTTTTCTCTGATGTAATAACATCTAAAAAACAATACAATGAAAATAATAGCTTTGTTGGCTTAGAAGAGTTTTCTATGGACAATGATGAGTCTTCAGGAACAAGAAAATACTTTGCTCTTGCTACACCAATTTTAGATGTTTTACAAAAAGGGTTAGTCTTATTTGTTGATGAATTAGATGCTTCTTTACATCCTAATCTCACCAAAAAAATCATTGAGTTATTCCATTCTAAAGAAACAAATCCAAAAAATGCTCAACTGATTTTTAATACTCATAATACAAATCTATTAAACCCAAATTCAAAGCTTTTTAGAAGAGACCAAATTTGGTTTGTCAAAAAAGACCATTACGGAGCAGCTTCTTTGTATTCATTAGCAGATTTCAAAACTGATGAAGTTAGAAAAGAAGATAATTATGAAAAAGATTATATTGCAGGTCAATATGGTGCAATTCCTTATTTAGGCGATTTTGAAACTTTAAAAAATAGAGAAAATGGGAACTAA
- a CDS encoding sigma-54 interaction domain-containing protein: MIDIQPIKLRFGIIGHSPLLNHAIKVAAQVAGTDMSVLITGESGTGKESFSKIIHQLSTRKHATFIAINCGAIPEGTINSELFGHEKGSFTGAAGTRKGYFEESDGGTIFLDEIGEMPLDTQAMLLRVLENGEFIKVGSSKPQKTNVRVVAATNARLVQDVEDGKFREDLYYRLNTVPIFVPPLRDRENDIELLFRKFAGDFSERYRSRPIILDEEAKQILLAYPFPGNVRQLKNLVEQMSVLEADNRNINAEILKSYLPKNAPRANTLPALLGNEQAKDNFSERDLLYKILFEMRRDVTELKQLVLSILEGQGSAGMLQKYEHLFDDVDKNGDSYSDKNSNLPLYLNTSNPNSANYNQVQDQQDNTTIEYAKEVEDENLQEPKEEPEEETLSLEKKEKEMIIKALDKNNNRRKYAAQDLGISERTLYRKIKQYELDK; encoded by the coding sequence ATGATAGACATTCAACCCATAAAATTACGTTTCGGAATTATCGGACATTCTCCTCTGCTCAATCACGCCATAAAAGTAGCTGCACAGGTAGCAGGAACAGATATGAGCGTTTTGATAACAGGTGAAAGTGGAACTGGAAAAGAATCATTTTCTAAGATTATTCATCAACTCAGCACACGCAAACACGCTACTTTTATTGCTATAAATTGTGGTGCAATCCCTGAAGGAACAATAAATTCAGAACTTTTTGGACACGAAAAAGGCTCTTTTACAGGAGCAGCAGGAACACGAAAAGGATATTTTGAAGAATCCGATGGAGGTACAATTTTTTTAGATGAGATTGGAGAAATGCCTTTGGATACACAAGCAATGCTTTTGCGTGTTTTGGAAAATGGAGAGTTTATAAAAGTAGGTTCTTCAAAGCCTCAAAAAACAAATGTTCGTGTGGTGGCAGCTACAAATGCTCGTTTGGTACAAGATGTTGAAGACGGAAAATTTAGAGAAGATTTGTATTATAGGCTTAATACAGTTCCTATTTTTGTTCCTCCTTTAAGAGACCGAGAAAATGATATAGAGCTTCTTTTTCGCAAATTTGCAGGTGATTTTTCGGAGCGTTATCGTAGCAGACCGATTATTTTGGACGAAGAAGCCAAACAAATTTTACTCGCTTATCCTTTTCCTGGAAATGTGCGTCAGCTCAAAAATTTGGTAGAACAAATGTCAGTTTTGGAAGCTGATAATCGTAATATTAATGCCGAAATACTCAAAAGTTATTTACCTAAAAATGCGCCACGAGCAAATACACTTCCTGCACTTTTAGGAAACGAACAAGCAAAAGATAATTTTTCAGAACGAGATTTATTATATAAAATTTTGTTTGAAATGCGTAGAGATGTAACCGAACTCAAACAGCTTGTTTTAAGCATTTTGGAAGGGCAAGGAAGCGCAGGAATGTTACAAAAATACGAACATCTTTTTGATGACGTAGATAAAAATGGAGATTCTTATTCTGACAAAAACTCCAATTTGCCTTTGTATCTCAATACTTCTAACCCAAATTCTGCTAATTATAATCAAGTTCAAGACCAACAAGACAATACTACAATAGAATATGCAAAAGAAGTAGAAGATGAAAATCTACAAGAGCCAAAGGAAGAACCCGAAGAGGAAACATTGTCTTTAGAAAAGAAAGAAAAAGAAATGATTATTAAAGCATTAGACAAAAATAATAACCGTAGAAAGTACGCAGCACAAGATTTAGGAATTTCGGAACGAACTCTTTATAGAAAAATAAAACAATACGAACTTGATAAATAA
- the ilvD gene encoding dihydroxy-acid dehydratase yields MELNKYSKKVTQDDSQPAAQAMLHAIGLSREDLKKPFVGIASTGYEGNPCNMHLNDLAKEVKKGTQNANLVGLIYNTIGVSDGISMGTFGMRFSLPSRDVIADSIEMVVEAMSYDALVTVVGCDKNMPGALMAMLRVNRPSLLVYGGTIASGCHEGKKLDIVSAFEAWGEKVAGKIEEEEYQNVISKACPGAGACGGMYTANTMASAIEALGMSLPYNSSNPALSKDKKTESIKAGETVRMLLEKDIKPKDIVTKKALENAIRLVIILGGSTNAVLHFLAIAKAAEVEFTLDDFQRISDQTPFLADLKPSGKYLMEDIHKIGGVPALLKYLLNKGLIHGDCLTVTGKTVAENLDDIPDLMEGQDIIKTIENPIKETGHLRILKGNLSPNGAVAKITGKEGLVFTGKAKVFESEFEANKGINDGKIQKGDVIVIRYEGPKGGPGMPEMLKPTAAIMGAGLGNEVALITDGRFSGGTHGFVVGHISPEAQEGGAIALVQNGDTITIDAIKNTIEVAVSDDEMKIRKSKWKQPDLKIKKGVLYKYAKTVSCASQGCVTDEF; encoded by the coding sequence ATGGAATTAAATAAATATAGTAAAAAGGTTACTCAAGATGATTCTCAACCTGCAGCACAAGCAATGCTTCATGCAATTGGGTTGAGCCGAGAAGACCTCAAAAAACCATTTGTAGGAATTGCAAGTACAGGATATGAAGGAAATCCTTGTAATATGCACCTCAACGATTTAGCAAAAGAAGTCAAAAAAGGTACGCAAAATGCTAATTTGGTAGGACTAATTTATAATACAATTGGTGTCAGTGATGGAATATCAATGGGAACTTTTGGAATGCGTTTTTCACTGCCTTCTCGTGATGTAATTGCTGATTCTATCGAAATGGTGGTTGAGGCAATGTCGTATGATGCTTTGGTTACAGTAGTTGGTTGTGACAAAAATATGCCAGGAGCTTTGATGGCAATGTTGAGAGTAAACCGTCCAAGTCTTTTGGTTTATGGAGGTACAATTGCTTCAGGTTGTCATGAAGGTAAAAAATTGGATATTGTTTCTGCCTTTGAAGCATGGGGCGAAAAAGTTGCTGGCAAAATAGAAGAAGAAGAATATCAAAATGTAATTAGTAAAGCCTGCCCAGGTGCAGGAGCGTGTGGAGGAATGTACACAGCCAACACAATGGCATCTGCAATTGAGGCGCTCGGAATGTCTTTGCCTTACAATTCTTCAAATCCAGCATTGAGCAAAGATAAAAAAACAGAAAGCATAAAAGCTGGAGAAACTGTCCGAATGCTTTTAGAAAAAGACATCAAACCAAAAGACATCGTAACCAAAAAAGCATTAGAAAATGCAATCCGATTAGTTATTATATTGGGTGGTTCTACCAATGCTGTACTTCATTTTTTAGCAATCGCAAAAGCTGCTGAAGTAGAATTTACCTTAGATGATTTTCAAAGAATATCTGACCAAACTCCTTTTTTAGCCGATTTGAAACCAAGTGGTAAATATTTGATGGAAGATATTCATAAAATAGGTGGAGTACCTGCCTTATTAAAATATTTATTGAATAAAGGATTGATTCATGGAGATTGCCTTACAGTAACAGGAAAAACAGTTGCCGAAAATTTAGATGATATTCCTGATTTGATGGAAGGACAAGACATTATCAAAACAATTGAAAATCCAATCAAAGAAACAGGGCATTTAAGAATTTTGAAAGGAAATTTATCACCAAATGGAGCTGTCGCAAAAATTACAGGAAAAGAAGGATTAGTTTTTACAGGAAAAGCAAAAGTATTTGAATCTGAATTTGAAGCCAACAAAGGAATTAATGATGGAAAAATTCAGAAAGGAGATGTAATTGTAATCCGATATGAAGGTCCAAAAGGAGGACCTGGAATGCCTGAAATGCTGAAACCAACGGCTGCAATTATGGGAGCAGGATTGGGAAATGAAGTTGCTCTAATCACAGATGGACGATTTTCAGGAGGAACACATGGTTTTGTAGTGGGACATATTTCACCTGAAGCACAAGAAGGAGGTGCAATTGCACTTGTCCAAAATGGAGATACAATTACTATTGATGCCATCAAAAATACAATTGAAGTGGCTGTTTCTGATGATGAAATGAAAATACGAAAATCAAAATGGAAACAACCAGATTTAAAAATCAAAAAAGGTGTCTTGTACAAATATGCAAAAACAGTATCCTGTGCTTCTCAAGGTTGTGTAACAGATGAATTTTAA
- a CDS encoding TolC family protein yields MKAQTDSLQTDNITTLSSLEIEDTLSLAEVYDVIFEYHPLIQKAKLIPELAIQDIRKARGMFDPTLMGDWTEKQYKETQYYQKIKTELKIPTILGFDLKAGYENNSGKYLSSENNVPSEGLFYAGIELPILRNLIFDERRATLRKSQVFAEMAQADQRKEINKLFFSVAKAYWEWYATYESLRVAEEGIEIAEFRLQGVKDAFKYGKYRAIDTTEALMELQKRKVEQLQALVDFEKTRLALSGNLWSAEGEPLFIKNTIAPSSRGSQIEKFDLQNMLATAAEFHPELLKQSFKLNTLKIDKKLYQFSLMPQLDLSYNPIFYPRKADNWTLTDDYKFGLKLYAPLFLRKERASFAMAKIKIRQQELDLNFTQRDIQIGIEQSYIQVNRLAEMVELQEKNVKNSLVMRDGEQTLFELGKSTVFLINYRERYYLDSKLKLIQLETKYAKAKAELFWSAGQNEFIDLRGQD; encoded by the coding sequence TTGAAGGCACAAACAGATTCTCTTCAAACCGATAACATTACAACTCTTTCTTCATTGGAAATTGAAGATACACTTTCTTTAGCTGAAGTTTATGATGTGATTTTTGAATATCATCCACTTATTCAGAAGGCAAAATTAATTCCTGAGCTTGCCATTCAAGATATTCGGAAAGCAAGAGGAATGTTTGACCCAACTTTGATGGGAGATTGGACAGAAAAACAATATAAGGAAACTCAATATTATCAAAAAATAAAAACAGAATTAAAAATACCTACTATTTTGGGTTTTGATTTGAAAGCTGGGTATGAAAATAATTCAGGTAAATATTTGAGTAGTGAAAATAATGTTCCATCAGAAGGACTTTTTTATGCAGGAATAGAGCTTCCAATTTTAAGAAATTTGATTTTTGATGAGCGTAGAGCAACATTAAGAAAATCTCAAGTTTTTGCAGAAATGGCACAAGCAGACCAACGAAAAGAAATTAATAAATTGTTTTTTAGTGTTGCAAAAGCCTATTGGGAATGGTACGCAACTTATGAAAGTTTGAGGGTTGCAGAAGAAGGAATTGAGATAGCTGAGTTTAGACTTCAAGGTGTAAAAGATGCCTTTAAATATGGAAAATACCGTGCTATTGACACCACAGAAGCACTTATGGAGCTTCAAAAACGAAAAGTAGAACAATTACAAGCTCTTGTAGATTTTGAAAAAACTCGCCTTGCTCTTTCAGGTAATCTTTGGTCAGCTGAAGGCGAACCTTTATTTATCAAAAATACAATTGCGCCTTCAAGTAGGGGAAGTCAGATAGAAAAATTTGACCTTCAAAATATGCTGGCTACAGCTGCCGAATTTCACCCCGAATTATTGAAGCAAAGTTTTAAACTCAATACTTTAAAAATAGATAAAAAACTATATCAATTTTCTTTGATGCCTCAATTAGATTTGTCTTATAATCCTATTTTTTATCCACGAAAAGCTGATAATTGGACACTGACAGATGATTACAAATTTGGCTTGAAACTCTATGCACCTTTATTTTTGAGGAAAGAAAGAGCTAGTTTTGCAATGGCAAAAATCAAAATTCGTCAGCAAGAACTAGATTTGAATTTTACACAAAGAGATATTCAAATTGGTATAGAACAGTCTTATATTCAAGTCAATCGATTAGCCGAAATGGTAGAATTACAAGAAAAAAATGTAAAAAATTCTCTTGTTATGCGTGATGGCGAACAAACACTTTTTGAGCTAGGAAAAAGTACTGTTTTCTTGATAAATTATAGAGAACGTTATTATCTTGATTCTAAATTAAAACTCATTCAATTAGAAACAAAATATGCAAAAGCAAAAGCTGAATTGTTTTGGAGTGCAGGGCAAAATGAATTTATTGATTTGAGAGGGCAGGATTAA
- a CDS encoding App1 family protein, whose protein sequence is MKSELNRNLQADLKVYRGYASDKLLVVFGHVFKKTATTLSEKTKFKHAYSVLRTFRRKTISNADVYLYFNDKKTHTKTLKDGYFRFSIPLQTSFQDDSESGWNKVEVELNHEGKSVKRTTEVFHPYDGKLAFISDIDDTFLISHTNNLFKKLYVLLWRNVNNRQLFEDVTAHYQLLSKAGQESGETNAFFYVSSSEWNLYNFIEQFTKIHNLPKAVIKLKSIKTSLSDFLFTGRGSHNHKFQKIKEIIEFYPHLKFVLMGDDSQADPLIYEQICKTFPQNIKAVYIRQTEKSKKNTTQKILQNLESLEVKTCYFLRSEKAILHSREIGIV, encoded by the coding sequence ATGAAATCTGAATTAAATAGAAATTTACAAGCCGATTTAAAAGTATATAGAGGTTATGCTAGTGATAAATTATTAGTTGTTTTTGGTCATGTATTCAAAAAAACAGCTACAACATTAAGCGAAAAGACAAAATTTAAACACGCTTATTCTGTTCTTCGTACTTTCAGAAGAAAGACCATTTCGAATGCTGATGTATATCTTTATTTTAATGATAAAAAAACACACACCAAGACATTAAAAGATGGATATTTTCGTTTTTCGATTCCCTTACAGACTTCTTTTCAAGATGATTCTGAAAGTGGATGGAATAAAGTAGAAGTAGAATTGAATCATGAAGGAAAATCTGTCAAACGAACTACTGAAGTTTTTCACCCTTATGATGGAAAGTTAGCTTTTATTTCTGATATTGATGATACTTTTTTGATTTCTCACACTAATAATTTATTCAAAAAATTGTATGTTCTTTTGTGGAGAAATGTAAATAACCGACAACTATTTGAAGATGTAACAGCTCATTATCAATTACTTAGCAAGGCAGGGCAAGAAAGTGGAGAAACAAATGCTTTTTTTTATGTTTCTAGTAGTGAATGGAATTTGTATAATTTTATCGAACAATTTACTAAAATCCATAATCTTCCAAAAGCAGTCATAAAACTTAAAAGTATCAAAACAAGTCTTTCAGATTTTCTTTTTACAGGAAGAGGAAGCCACAATCATAAATTTCAAAAAATAAAAGAAATAATAGAATTTTATCCTCATCTAAAGTTTGTGTTGATGGGTGACGATTCGCAAGCCGACCCACTTATTTATGAACAAATTTGTAAAACTTTTCCCCAAAATATAAAAGCTGTTTATATTCGTCAGACTGAAAAAAGTAAAAAAAATACGACGCAAAAAATACTTCAAAATTTAGAAAGTCTTGAGGTAAAAACGTGTTACTTCCTTAGAAGTGAAAAGGCAATTTTGCATTCTAGGGAAATTGGAATTGTGTAG
- a CDS encoding GAF domain-containing protein has product MAETLIVSSTATKAEKYQELIPQLKALTSVESDLTANLANIAAALKYGMGFFWVGFYRVETNNSTDFEKQILILAPFQGPLACTRIKYGKGVCGKSWQDKATILVEDVEKFEGHIACSSDSKSEIVVPVFDKNGNVALILDVDSDKVNDFDETDKKYLEELMKVVEGLL; this is encoded by the coding sequence ATGGCAGAAACATTAATTGTATCATCAACAGCTACCAAAGCTGAAAAATACCAAGAACTTATTCCTCAACTAAAAGCTCTTACTTCAGTTGAAAGCGACCTTACGGCAAATCTTGCCAATATTGCAGCAGCTTTAAAATATGGAATGGGCTTTTTTTGGGTAGGATTTTATCGTGTAGAAACAAATAATTCTACTGACTTTGAAAAACAAATTCTCATTCTTGCGCCTTTCCAAGGTCCTTTGGCTTGTACTCGCATAAAATACGGAAAAGGTGTCTGTGGAAAATCTTGGCAAGATAAAGCAACTATTTTGGTAGAAGATGTAGAAAAATTTGAGGGACATATTGCGTGTAGTTCTGATTCAAAATCCGAAATTGTAGTGCCTGTTTTCGATAAGAATGGAAATGTAGCTTTGATTCTTGATGTAGATAGCGACAAAGTAAATGATTTTGATGAAACAGATAAAAAATACTTAGAAGAATTGATGAAAGTTGTTGAAGGATTATTGTAG
- the lptE gene encoding LPS assembly lipoprotein LptE translates to MMNKYINKAFFLSLILILSSCTGASLFKLNGGTIDYTQIKTLSIQPILNDAGQGPPTITINATEKLREFYLRNTRLGLVQTGGDMQLEGRIVGYEVIPVAPQGGTQVATIQRLQIKIEVTYYNAVEEDQSFDDKVYTQYEDFEQNQTLSQVEEQLVEIILDRIVFDIFNDTAGNW, encoded by the coding sequence ATGATGAATAAATATATAAATAAAGCCTTTTTTCTTAGCTTGATTCTAATTTTATCAAGTTGTACTGGAGCTTCTCTTTTCAAACTCAATGGAGGAACTATTGATTACACTCAAATCAAAACACTTTCTATCCAGCCCATTTTGAATGATGCTGGACAAGGACCTCCAACAATTACAATTAATGCAACTGAAAAACTGCGTGAGTTTTATCTTCGAAACACTCGTTTAGGATTAGTTCAAACAGGTGGAGATATGCAACTTGAAGGACGAATTGTAGGTTATGAAGTGATTCCTGTTGCGCCACAAGGAGGAACTCAGGTTGCAACAATTCAGCGTTTGCAAATAAAAATAGAAGTTACTTATTATAATGCTGTTGAAGAAGACCAATCTTTTGATGATAAAGTTTATACACAATATGAAGATTTTGAACAAAATCAAACACTTTCACAAGTAGAAGAACAATTAGTAGAAATTATTTTAGACAGAATTGTGTTTGATATTTTTAATGATACAGCAGGAAATTGGTAA